A region from the Salmo trutta chromosome 40, fSalTru1.1, whole genome shotgun sequence genome encodes:
- the LOC115180440 gene encoding tetraspanin-9 has protein sequence MARGCLCCVKYMLFLFNLLFWLGGCGLLGVGVWLSVSQGSFATLSPSFPSISAANLIITLGAVIMVTGFLGCLGAIKENKCLLLSFFITLLVILLAELILLILFFVYTDNVSENARQDLKEGLALYSTNNNAGLRNAWNTIQTEWHCCGVNGYTDWHTALQEKVVPDHCCQEIYQDCGRNATNQFWTRGCYEKVEEWLDDNKHLLGTIAMCVLVIQLLGMAFSMTLYQQIHRSGKKYEA, from the exons ATGGCTCGCGGCTGCCTCTGCTGTGTCAAATACATGCTGTTCCTCTTCAACCTGCTCTTCTGG TTGGGGGGCTGTGGTTTGTTGGGTGTGGGGGTGTGGTTGTCTGTGTCCCAGGGCAGCTTTGCCACCCTATCACCAtccttcccctccatctctgctgCCAACCTCATCATCACCCTGGGTGCTGTCATCATGGTTACAGGCTTCCTGGGTTGCCTGGGTGCCATCAAGGAGAACAAGTGTCTGCTGCTGAGT TTTTTCATCACGTTGTTGGTGATTCTGTTGGCGGAGTTGATCCTTCTCATCCTGTTCTTCGTATACACAGACAAT GTGAGTGAGAACGCCAGACAGGACCTGAAAGAGGGACTTGCTCTGTACAGCACCAACAACAACGCTGGCCTCCGCAACGCCTGGAACACCATACAGACAGAG tgGCATTGTTGTGGGGTGAATGGATACACAGACTGGCACACTGCCCTGCAGGAGAAGGTGGTTCCTGACCACTGCTGCCAGGAGATCTACCAGGACTGTGGGCGCAATGCCACCAACCAGTTCTGGACACGG GGTTGCTATGAGAAGGTGGAGGAGTGGCTGGAtgacaataaacacctgctgggAACCATCGCCATGTGTGTTCTGGTCATACag CTCCTGGGTATGGCCTTCTCCATGACTTTGTACCAGCAGATCCACCGATCCGGGAAGAAGTACGAAgcttag